From a region of the Tachysurus fulvidraco isolate hzauxx_2018 chromosome 5, HZAU_PFXX_2.0, whole genome shotgun sequence genome:
- the LOC113640731 gene encoding G-protein coupled receptor 22, translating into MIVSMETDGSFSEGPTLTLLQSSDGVVAGLVETEEAWLGFRATVSAVLLLEFLLGVGGNLTVLVLYCGHCSLLESVSHAVTLSLHTLDLLLCLLCLPITAILLLMGGASSPHHVLLCCLHESAATFASVGTALNLLLISLDRYDISVRPANRLLTPRRAAFLLFGVWMVSLTLPVLPFVEAGLGAGATDRAPVYSNSTLLCSQLVGTLQAHLFLQAPIFLCSLAVMLFTYLRILQALRIRIGHPARAQKGSTQLVRRPWQRRKKSARSPDKMAKTVSVSPPPLSTGPLVASDTITTVTMNTETNTPSVNTPLSLTPTAATAAAPFVGLSFGAVPLNPMPTLSTIIMPLNINPNASTVNPTIPLIPNPTISTITTHLNPNSTTPTITTHLNPNPNTSTIAITLNPNSNISTITSHTNPHSATSTLSFSLNPTLNQVNNTPTSTISFPVNPNPTISTIFVSPKPSPSPSSPPIPPNYTPSTITIPLNPSPSISTITTPLKHTESTTAMPFNPSPTISTMPLNPTTTHPPPSVGVGASVSAILALRRAVRRHRDRRERQKRVFRMSVIIVLSFLLCWAPLSITPLIHLAIGPSDWLEHLRVCFLVLAYWTVVLHPLLYAFTRQKLRKVLHTRLRRLRNKNNNTKTMAQVKQRHRRKQRADCSDATDRCLMEAVRE; encoded by the coding sequence ATGATTGTTTCCATGGAGACAGATGGCAGCTTTTCCGAGGgccccacactcacactcctaCAGTCAAGCGATGGTGTGGTGGCGGGGCTTGTTGAGACAGAGGAGGCGTGGCTCGGCTTCCGGGCCACAGTGAGTGCTGTGCTGCTTTTGGAGTTTCTGCTAGGTGTTGGCGGGAACCTGACAGTGTTGGTGTTGTACTGTGGCCACTGTAGCCTTCTTGAGTCAGTTAGCCATGCTGTCACACTCAGCCTACACACGCTTGATCTGTTGCTCTGTCTGCTTTGCCTGCCCATCACTGCAATTCTCCTCCTTATGGGTGGAGCATCTAGCCCTCATCATGTCCTGCTCTGCTGTCTACATGAATCAGCAGCCACCTTTGCCAGTGTAGGAACGGCACTCAACCTGCTGCTCATTAGTCTTGATCGCTATGACATCAGTGTCCGTCCAGCCAATCGTCTGCTTACGCCACGGAGAGCGGCATTTTTGCTATTCGGAGTGTGGATGGTGTCTTTAACCTTGCCAGTCTTGCCATTTGTAGAGGCAGGGCTCGGTGCTGGGGCAACAGATAGAGCACCTGTTTACTCAAATAGCACTTTGTTGTGTTCTCAACTAGTAGGGACTCTTCAAGCTCACCTCTTTCTGCAGGCTCCCATCTTCCTGTGCTCATTGGCCGTAATGTTGTTTACTTACTTACGCATCTTGCAGGCCCTGCGCATTCGCATCGGACATCCAGCGAGAGCTCAAAAAGGTAGCACACAACTCGTCCGGCGCCCCTGGCAGCGTCGTAAGAAGTCTGCACGGTCACCAGATAAAATGGCAAAGACTGTATCTGTCTCTCCACCTCCCCTATCTACTGGACCACTTGTGGCCTCAGACACCATTACCACAGTGACCATGAACACAGAGACCAACACACCATCAGTAAACACTCCACTAAGTCTAACCCCAACTGCAGCCACTGCAGCTGCACCTTTTGTAGGCTTATCATTTGGAGCTGTGCCTTTGAATCCTATGCCTACACTGTCAACCATAATCATGCCTCTAAACATTAACCCAAATGCTTCCACTGTCAATCCAACCATACCACTAATCCCTAATCCTACTATATCCACTATAACCACCCATCTGAACCCTAACTCAACTACACCCACCATAACAACCCAtctaaaccctaaccccaatACATCCACCATAGCTATAACATTAAACCCTAACTCCAATATATCCACCATAACCAGCCATACCAACCCTCACTCAGCTACATCTACTCTATCCTTTTCTCTAAACCCTACACTGAATCAAGTTAATAACACACCTACATCCACCATATCCTTTCCTGTAAACCCTAACCCAACTATATCCACCATATTTGTATCTCCGAAACCCAGCCCGTCTCCTTCCTCCCCACCTATACCTCCAAACTACACCCCATCCACCATAACTATACCGCTAAACCCCAGCCCCTCTATATCCACCATAACCACACCTCTCAAGCATACTGAATCAACCACAGCCATGCCATTTAATCCTAGTCCCACAATATCCACCATGCCCTTAAATCCCACTACTACTCATCCTCCACCAAGTGTTGGAGTTGGGGCCTCAGTTTCAGCAATCTTGGCTCTGCGCCGAGCTGTAAGACGTCACAGAGACCGAAGGGAAAGACAGAAACGTGTCTTCCGCATGTCTGTCATCATTGTCCTCTCTTTCCTGCTATGCTGGGCTCCTCTGTCTATTACACCACTCATACATCTAGCCATCGGTCCCTCTGATTGGCTGGAGCACCTCAGGGTCTGCTTTCTAGTGCTTGCCTACTGGACAGTGGTGCTTCATCCACTGCTGTATGCGTTCACGCGGCAGAAACTGCGTAAGGTCCTGCACACACGTCTGCGCAGGCTAcgcaacaagaacaacaacacaaagaCAATGGCTCAAGTAAAGCAGAGGCATCGGCGCAAGCAAAGGGCAGACTGCAGCGATGCTACAGACCGCTGCCTAATGGAGGCTGTCCGTGAGTGA